In Deltaproteobacteria bacterium, one genomic interval encodes:
- a CDS encoding NnrS family protein, with product MLLAYGFRVFFLLAALLGVSFVPIWPGVFAGHMRLATPLGPIGWHSHEMLFGFTVAVLAGFLLTAVRNWTQRMTAEGSLLGLLALLWLAGRVALLVPALPWQLVMAADLAFLPALAVVVARPIFGAKSRRNYAFPVLLLVLSGANALLHLAPHGIAPDFGRAAIYVALDAVLLIMAIVGGRIVPNFTANAIQGTYRQRGRIDQLALGGLTVLLVVDALPWLPTQVSAGVALVTGLFHLARMRGWNSWATRRVPLLAVLHAGYALVGLGLLLLGVARLWPRLPLTAATHVLTVGAIGGLTLGMMTRVALGHTGRPLVLPRSLVVAYLLVLLATIARALVSLWPARLYLVALTVPATLWGLAFLLYLVVYVPILVRPRADGKPG from the coding sequence GTGCTTCTGGCCTACGGCTTCCGCGTCTTCTTTCTGCTCGCGGCGCTCCTCGGCGTCTCCTTCGTGCCGATCTGGCCGGGGGTCTTCGCCGGGCACATGCGGCTGGCGACGCCGCTCGGGCCCATCGGCTGGCACAGCCACGAGATGCTCTTCGGCTTCACCGTGGCGGTGCTGGCGGGCTTTCTCCTCACGGCGGTGCGCAACTGGACCCAGCGCATGACCGCCGAGGGATCGCTCCTCGGCCTGCTCGCGCTCCTCTGGCTCGCGGGACGGGTGGCGCTCCTCGTGCCGGCGCTCCCCTGGCAGCTCGTCATGGCGGCCGACCTCGCCTTTCTCCCCGCGCTGGCCGTTGTCGTGGCGCGCCCGATCTTCGGCGCGAAGAGCCGGCGCAACTACGCCTTCCCGGTGCTCCTCCTCGTGCTGTCCGGCGCGAACGCGCTCCTGCACCTCGCGCCGCACGGTATCGCCCCCGACTTCGGCCGTGCCGCGATCTACGTCGCGCTCGACGCGGTGCTGCTGATCATGGCCATCGTGGGGGGGCGCATCGTGCCCAATTTCACGGCCAACGCGATCCAGGGCACCTACCGCCAGCGCGGGCGCATCGACCAGCTCGCCCTCGGGGGGCTGACCGTGCTCCTCGTCGTGGACGCGCTGCCGTGGCTCCCGACCCAGGTCTCTGCGGGCGTGGCCCTCGTGACGGGGCTCTTTCACCTCGCGCGGATGCGCGGCTGGAATAGCTGGGCCACGCGGCGCGTCCCGCTGCTCGCGGTGCTGCACGCCGGGTATGCTCTCGTCGGCCTCGGGCTCCTGCTCCTCGGGGTGGCGCGGCTCTGGCCTCGCCTGCCGCTCACGGCCGCGACGCACGTGCTCACCGTGGGGGCCATCGGCGGACTCACCCTCGGTATGATGACCCGCGTGGCGCTCGGGCACACGGGCCGACCCCTCGTGCTCCCGCGCTCGCTCGTGGTCGCCTACCTCCTCGTGCTTCTGGCCACCATCGCCCGCGCGCTCGTCTCGCTCTGGCCGGCGCGCCTATACCTCGTCGCCCTCACCGTCCCCGCGACCCTGTGGGGACTGGCCTTCCTCCTCTACCTCGTCGTATACGTCCCGATACTGGTGCGGCCCCGCGCCGACGGGAAACCGGGGTAG
- the bcrC gene encoding benzoyl-CoA reductase subunit C has translation MSRTAIVDWARTVFEDLNCTEARRWIDAQPGRKAVGYLPVYAPREVIHAAGMLPVGVHGGGDLVEIIRGDAFYQSYICHIPRSIVELAQSGKLDFLSGMLFPSTCDVIRNLSGTWQVLYPELYVRYLDLPHLKSPELGGRFWEGELRVLVRDLGKVAGKTITDDELRAAIVHYNEVRGLVRTLYELRRDRPWSVPTEELYLLIRAGELVPTDLFLEKARAYLAAVEAEPGRPKDRVRVIVVGAFCEQPPLGLIKTIERAGCYIVDDDFILGNRLFAHDVPTAGDPAKALANALVTDALATSVLYEPDPKGKGRLMQERVGAAKADGIIFAAASFCDPALLDRPMLRDGAEAAGIPCIAFQYAENTGQFQQFREQAGTFSDAIKLWGGA, from the coding sequence GTGAGCCGTACGGCCATCGTCGATTGGGCCCGCACCGTCTTCGAAGACCTGAACTGCACCGAAGCACGCCGATGGATCGACGCCCAGCCCGGGCGCAAGGCCGTCGGCTATCTGCCGGTCTACGCGCCGCGCGAGGTGATCCACGCCGCGGGGATGCTGCCCGTCGGCGTGCACGGCGGCGGTGACCTGGTCGAGATCATCCGTGGCGACGCCTTCTATCAATCGTATATCTGTCACATCCCCCGCTCGATCGTGGAGCTCGCGCAGTCGGGCAAGCTCGACTTCCTCTCGGGGATGCTCTTTCCGTCGACCTGCGACGTGATCCGGAACCTCTCGGGCACCTGGCAGGTCCTCTACCCCGAGCTCTACGTGCGGTACCTGGACCTGCCGCACCTGAAGAGCCCCGAGCTCGGCGGCCGCTTCTGGGAGGGCGAGCTTCGCGTGCTGGTCCGCGACCTCGGCAAGGTCGCCGGCAAGACGATCACCGACGACGAGCTCCGCGCCGCGATCGTGCACTACAACGAGGTGCGCGGGCTGGTGCGCACGCTCTACGAGCTCCGGCGCGACCGGCCCTGGAGCGTGCCGACCGAGGAGCTCTACCTGCTCATCCGCGCGGGCGAGCTGGTGCCGACCGACCTCTTCCTCGAGAAGGCGCGCGCGTACCTCGCCGCAGTGGAGGCCGAGCCCGGCCGCCCGAAGGACCGCGTGCGCGTGATCGTCGTCGGCGCCTTCTGCGAGCAGCCGCCGCTCGGCCTGATCAAGACCATCGAGCGGGCCGGCTGCTACATCGTGGACGACGACTTCATTCTCGGTAACCGCCTCTTCGCTCACGACGTACCCACGGCGGGCGACCCGGCGAAGGCCCTCGCGAACGCGCTCGTCACCGACGCGCTCGCCACCTCGGTGCTCTACGAGCCGGACCCCAAGGGGAAGGGACGTCTGATGCAGGAGCGGGTCGGCGCGGCGAAGGCCGACGGCATCATCTTCGCCGCGGCGAGCTTCTGCGACCCGGCCCTCCTCGACCGGCCGATGTTGCGCGACGGCGCCGAGGCGGCGGGGATCCCGTGCATCGCCTTCCAGTACGCGGAGAACACCGGCCAGTTCCAGCAGTTCAGAGAGCAGGCGGGGACCTTTTCCGACGCCATCAAGCTGTGGGGAGGAGCGTAA
- a CDS encoding YncE family protein, which produces MKVAVLGLAALVACSSTTTTAPDGGGSADQGVSKPVSTTTIFVAVEDQGQVAAVEANSGKLLGKASLQYTSQDGHPVGVLVHNVQGAPDGRLVWATGNMNHGGGGHTGHENEPDQLVGIDPTTYAVKKRIPLGVMAHLAHVVLGNGKAYVTATEANVVFEVDLAAGSILRKFALPAKTGPHGARLTPDGKQLVVAGMTDGSIQLVDLADGKVTTVDVDGIAVQAAVLPDGSAAFVTLFDKKQVARLDLKTRELKTFDLPSGAVGPLQLYPTADSKQLWVADQGVLNGAPTGDSLYRLNATTGAVELTAKVGKGPHGVVVEEHGSRVWITNMVDSTLQSVDATSGKVLSTVEVGPNPNGVTCLHPTGAMP; this is translated from the coding sequence ATGAAGGTAGCGGTCTTGGGACTCGCGGCGCTCGTGGCCTGCAGCAGCACGACGACGACCGCGCCGGATGGCGGCGGCAGCGCGGACCAGGGGGTATCGAAGCCGGTCTCGACGACCACGATCTTCGTGGCGGTGGAGGACCAGGGACAGGTCGCCGCGGTGGAGGCGAACAGCGGGAAGCTCCTCGGCAAGGCCTCGCTGCAGTACACGAGCCAGGACGGCCACCCCGTCGGAGTGCTCGTGCACAACGTGCAGGGCGCGCCCGATGGCAGGCTCGTCTGGGCCACGGGGAACATGAATCACGGAGGGGGCGGGCACACGGGGCACGAGAACGAGCCCGACCAGCTCGTCGGCATCGACCCCACGACCTACGCGGTGAAGAAGCGCATCCCGCTCGGCGTGATGGCGCACCTGGCGCACGTGGTGCTCGGCAACGGCAAGGCCTACGTCACCGCGACCGAGGCGAACGTGGTCTTCGAGGTAGACCTCGCGGCCGGGAGCATCCTGCGCAAGTTCGCGCTCCCGGCGAAGACGGGCCCGCACGGCGCGCGGCTGACCCCGGACGGCAAGCAGCTCGTCGTGGCGGGGATGACCGACGGCTCGATTCAGCTCGTGGACCTCGCCGACGGCAAGGTCACGACGGTCGACGTGGACGGGATCGCCGTGCAGGCCGCCGTCCTCCCCGACGGGAGCGCGGCCTTCGTCACGCTCTTCGACAAGAAACAGGTAGCGCGCCTCGATTTGAAGACCCGGGAGCTCAAGACCTTCGACCTGCCCTCCGGAGCGGTGGGTCCGCTCCAGCTCTACCCGACGGCGGACAGCAAGCAGCTCTGGGTGGCCGATCAAGGGGTCCTGAACGGCGCGCCGACGGGGGATTCGCTCTACCGGCTGAACGCGACGACGGGCGCGGTGGAGCTCACGGCGAAGGTGGGCAAGGGCCCGCACGGCGTGGTGGTCGAGGAGCACGGGTCGCGCGTCTGGATCACCAACATGGTGGACAGCACGCTGCAGAGCGTGGACGCGACGAGCGGCAAGGTGCTCTCCACGGTGGAGGTGGGGCCGAATCCGAACGGCGTGACCTGCCTGCACCCGACGGGTGCGATGCCCTGA
- a CDS encoding FAD-binding oxidoreductase — MSFRALRAAFADALGVDGVVYDPQALARYAEDLSEEAPRKPLLAVRPKNTTQVQAALRVAREHEVALTPRVAGSSASGLTLSLEGGVVLDLSRMHRILEVSAEDRFALVEPGVTWAALRARLGEQTPRLRVGYPLAPPDSSVVAGCLLDGMTNLSLRYGSMGTWIAGLEVVLPNGHLVRTGAAAGGGGFFGHSPLPDLTGLFVGWQGTSGVVTKLGLELWPEPAVRRHLFVLVYERAGAFAMMRELARLECCDDVGAVTWPAGKLLLEQTRPLERDPEEPEVFLYLELSGQSERELSLRVALVHDALERLRNHGVEHEAPVPLADLLRLNPRFACFAETPTRLSFLLDPPGGGLSWIGAYGPLSRFDGLADHAAALMADRGFAPLMLGRPMKGGHYGALRFISTFRRQHPEEVARVRHLSRELLHAVLDHGCLPERIPPWAFPELRGRLDAGYLELFARLRQLLDPTGTLSPHCLSTAP, encoded by the coding sequence ATGAGCTTCCGCGCCCTGCGCGCCGCGTTTGCGGACGCCCTGGGTGTGGACGGCGTGGTCTACGATCCGCAGGCGCTCGCGCGCTACGCGGAGGATCTCTCCGAGGAGGCGCCCCGAAAGCCGCTCCTCGCGGTGCGCCCGAAGAATACGACCCAAGTGCAAGCGGCCCTGCGCGTGGCCCGCGAGCACGAGGTGGCGCTCACGCCGCGCGTGGCGGGGAGCAGCGCCTCCGGTCTCACGCTCTCGCTGGAAGGGGGCGTGGTCCTCGACCTCTCGCGCATGCACCGCATCCTCGAGGTATCGGCCGAGGACCGCTTCGCGCTCGTCGAGCCGGGAGTGACCTGGGCCGCGCTGAGAGCCCGCCTCGGCGAACAGACGCCGCGCCTGCGGGTCGGATATCCGCTCGCGCCGCCGGATTCGTCGGTCGTAGCCGGCTGCCTGCTCGACGGCATGACCAACCTCTCTTTGCGCTACGGCTCGATGGGCACCTGGATCGCGGGGCTCGAGGTGGTGCTCCCCAACGGACACCTGGTGCGCACCGGCGCCGCGGCGGGCGGGGGCGGCTTCTTTGGCCACAGCCCGCTGCCGGACCTGACGGGGCTCTTCGTCGGCTGGCAGGGAACGAGCGGGGTGGTGACGAAGCTCGGCCTGGAGCTCTGGCCCGAACCGGCCGTGCGGCGCCACCTCTTCGTGCTGGTCTACGAGCGCGCGGGCGCCTTCGCGATGATGCGCGAGCTCGCCCGCCTCGAGTGCTGCGACGACGTGGGGGCCGTGACCTGGCCCGCGGGAAAGCTGCTCCTCGAGCAGACGCGCCCGCTCGAGCGCGACCCCGAGGAGCCCGAGGTCTTCCTCTACCTGGAGCTCTCGGGGCAATCGGAGCGCGAGCTCTCGTTGCGGGTGGCGCTCGTGCACGACGCGCTCGAGCGGCTACGCAACCACGGGGTGGAGCACGAGGCCCCCGTGCCGCTCGCGGACCTCTTGCGGCTGAACCCGCGCTTCGCCTGCTTCGCCGAGACCCCCACGCGCCTCTCCTTCCTGCTCGATCCCCCCGGGGGCGGGCTGAGCTGGATCGGCGCCTACGGACCGCTGAGTCGCTTCGACGGGCTCGCCGACCACGCGGCGGCGCTGATGGCCGACCGCGGCTTCGCCCCGCTGATGCTGGGCCGTCCCATGAAGGGGGGCCACTACGGGGCGCTGCGCTTCATCTCCACCTTTCGCCGGCAGCACCCCGAGGAGGTCGCGCGCGTGCGGCACCTGTCGCGGGAGCTCCTGCACGCGGTGCTGGACCACGGCTGCCTCCCCGAGCGCATCCCTCCGTGGGCCTTTCCGGAGCTCAGGGGGCGGCTCGACGCGGGATACCTCGAGCTCTTCGCGCGGCTGCGACAGCTCCTGGACCCGACGGGGACGCTCTCGCCGCACTGCCTGAGCACGGCGCCGTAG
- the bcrB gene encoding benzoyl-CoA reductase subunit B, with protein sequence MSQIVTSGPGAPGKHDVPKEPSMVLQKDMIAAHYKRLEAAPQTKEKVIYTFVPGNLTELIRSFDALPLLPEINALQSGMRGKSRDYIAEAERIGHSEDVCTYVKCDIGMMRAGNVGPTGTRLPPPDLLLLSYTGCYTFMKWFELLREAYKCPTVFLQIPYQGDGHLAPEHRQYVIDQVKAEVIPAMEQVTGKKYDEDKLKHHLKLAAQAEDDLVWVLETAKRKPTPIDAYFAAVYYVGPIFSSFRGTEEGAAYYKQLRKEVEERVTAGRGPVTPEGSLDEQKYRLVVEGPPNWTNFREFWKMFTDEKAVVVASTYSKVGGVYDFGFRHDANDPLGTMADYCGGCYTNLNLPSRIDMLCTYVKEYQADGFLINSIKSCNSFSAGQLSMLREVEKRTGIPGAFIESDLVDPRYFSAANIKNRLESYLQMLEARKQGAHA encoded by the coding sequence ATGTCTCAGATCGTCACGAGCGGCCCCGGGGCGCCTGGCAAGCACGACGTCCCGAAAGAGCCGTCGATGGTGCTCCAGAAGGACATGATCGCGGCGCACTACAAGCGCCTCGAGGCGGCCCCGCAGACCAAGGAGAAGGTGATCTACACCTTCGTGCCGGGAAACCTGACGGAGCTCATCCGCTCCTTCGACGCGCTCCCGCTCTTGCCCGAGATCAACGCGCTGCAGTCGGGGATGCGCGGCAAGAGCCGGGACTACATCGCCGAGGCGGAGCGCATCGGCCACTCCGAGGACGTCTGCACCTACGTGAAGTGCGACATCGGCATGATGCGCGCGGGGAACGTGGGCCCGACGGGGACGCGCCTGCCGCCGCCGGACCTGCTGCTCCTCTCGTACACCGGCTGCTACACCTTCATGAAGTGGTTCGAGCTCCTCCGCGAGGCCTACAAGTGCCCGACGGTGTTCTTGCAGATCCCCTACCAGGGGGACGGGCACCTCGCCCCCGAGCACCGGCAGTACGTCATCGATCAGGTGAAGGCCGAGGTCATCCCGGCCATGGAGCAGGTCACCGGCAAGAAGTACGACGAGGACAAGCTCAAGCACCACCTGAAGCTCGCCGCGCAGGCCGAGGACGATCTGGTCTGGGTGCTCGAGACGGCGAAGCGCAAGCCGACGCCGATCGACGCCTACTTCGCGGCGGTCTACTACGTGGGGCCGATCTTCTCCTCGTTCCGCGGCACCGAAGAGGGTGCGGCCTACTACAAGCAGCTCCGCAAGGAGGTCGAGGAGCGGGTCACCGCGGGGCGCGGACCGGTCACGCCCGAGGGCTCGCTCGACGAGCAGAAGTACCGGCTGGTCGTGGAAGGACCGCCGAACTGGACCAACTTTCGCGAGTTCTGGAAGATGTTCACCGACGAGAAGGCGGTCGTGGTGGCCTCGACCTACAGCAAGGTGGGCGGGGTCTACGACTTCGGCTTTCGCCACGACGCGAACGACCCGCTCGGCACGATGGCCGACTACTGCGGCGGCTGCTACACGAACCTGAATCTGCCGTCGCGGATCGACATGCTCTGCACCTACGTGAAGGAGTATCAGGCCGACGGCTTCCTCATCAACTCGATCAAGAGCTGCAACAGCTTCTCCGCGGGGCAGCTCTCGATGCTGCGCGAGGTGGAGAAGCGCACCGGGATCCCGGGGGCCTTCATCGAGTCGGACCTGGTCGACCCGCGCTACTTCTCGGCGGCGAACATCAAGAACCGGCTCGAGAGCTACCTGCAGATGCTCGAGGCCCGCAAGCAGGGAGCGCACGCATGA
- a CDS encoding alginate export family protein, whose amino-acid sequence MVPGASRAADELPLLSIKLGKKVEFIPHLEYRPRFIGHSGKDFKAGPGYHAVTHRARLGLEAKLFEWASVMIQAQDVRTWGEELDPQGDYKSDGFDMHQAWAELRCPLGLALRIGRQEIVLDNERLVGAGNWTDQGRALNAINFTAEHKGLTTKLFWARIGEKDVYQADDKGNAVRGTPGDIDLGAVWLRYGKLKAVRPSIMLIYDRNGSLPRNRFTLGAYLEGEPAAGLFYSGEFFYQTGWQDQGAAQKTIAAFMGAVKLGYTLPVKLAPMIQGWFEYLSGDDDAKDDKLKTFDTLYGTNHKFYGYMDFFLNLPKDTANMGLMDLGGRLQVSPAKGFTVWADFHYFWMGKKLSTPAGGVIQLGPEVDLVVNYRYNKLLGAQAGFGVMVPTRGMTCIRGGCRDDRSTETFGYVMGDVTF is encoded by the coding sequence TTGGTACCCGGTGCAAGTCGGGCCGCGGACGAGCTGCCGCTGCTGTCGATCAAGCTCGGCAAGAAGGTGGAGTTCATCCCGCACCTCGAGTACCGGCCGCGCTTCATCGGGCATAGCGGCAAGGACTTCAAGGCCGGCCCCGGCTATCACGCGGTGACCCACCGCGCGCGCCTCGGCCTCGAGGCCAAGCTCTTCGAGTGGGCCTCCGTGATGATCCAGGCCCAGGACGTGCGCACCTGGGGCGAGGAGCTGGACCCGCAAGGGGACTACAAGTCCGACGGTTTCGACATGCACCAGGCCTGGGCCGAGCTGCGCTGTCCGCTCGGGCTCGCGCTCCGCATCGGACGGCAGGAGATCGTCCTCGACAACGAGCGACTCGTCGGCGCCGGCAACTGGACGGATCAAGGGCGCGCGCTGAACGCCATCAACTTCACCGCCGAGCACAAGGGGCTCACGACCAAGCTCTTCTGGGCGCGCATCGGCGAGAAGGACGTCTACCAGGCCGACGACAAGGGGAACGCCGTGCGCGGGACCCCGGGGGACATCGACCTCGGCGCGGTCTGGCTGCGCTACGGCAAGCTCAAGGCGGTGCGCCCGTCGATCATGCTGATCTACGATCGGAACGGGTCGCTCCCCCGCAACCGCTTCACGCTCGGGGCCTACCTCGAGGGAGAGCCGGCCGCCGGACTCTTCTACAGCGGAGAGTTCTTCTACCAGACCGGCTGGCAGGACCAGGGTGCCGCGCAGAAGACCATCGCGGCCTTCATGGGTGCGGTGAAGCTCGGCTACACCCTCCCGGTGAAGCTCGCCCCGATGATCCAGGGCTGGTTCGAATACCTCTCGGGCGACGACGACGCCAAGGACGACAAGCTCAAGACCTTCGACACGCTGTACGGCACGAACCACAAGTTCTACGGCTACATGGATTTCTTCCTGAACCTGCCCAAGGACACGGCGAACATGGGCCTGATGGACCTCGGCGGCCGCCTGCAGGTCTCGCCCGCCAAGGGCTTCACCGTCTGGGCCGACTTCCATTACTTCTGGATGGGCAAGAAGCTCAGCACGCCCGCGGGCGGGGTGATCCAGCTCGGCCCCGAGGTAGATCTGGTGGTCAACTACCGCTACAACAAGCTCCTCGGCGCGCAGGCCGGTTTCGGCGTGATGGTCCCTACGCGCGGCATGACCTGCATCCGTGGCGGCTGCCGGGACGATCGCTCGACGGAGACGTTCGGGTACGTGATGGGCGATGTGACCTTCTAG
- the oah gene encoding 6-oxocyclohex-1-ene-1-carbonyl-CoA hydratase has protein sequence MTSFKDHNLVGAFGFEEILYEERPVLDPSGKPAAGLHNVWIILNNEKQLNSYTTGAVKEVILAFRRASNDRRAVAVVFTGAGNRAFCTGGNTKEYAEYYSGNPEEYRQYMRLFNDMVTAILHCDKPVISRVNGMRVGGGQEIGMACDYSVAQDLARFGQAGPKHGSAPDGGSTDFLPLFVGIEHAMASCTLCELWSAHKAYQVGLLTGIVPALKVDGKFVPNPLVYTDNSVDDWGRPRYGLSKTGADLDAGKALLARGAVDLSLLDQEVDRLATKLLLTMPGCTSKTIESIRKHKLAHWDKNRETNRAWLGLNMMTEAAAGFRAFNAGSRDQREVDFVALRRRLAEGETWTESFIQSLMPAGGPK, from the coding sequence GTGACCAGCTTCAAGGACCACAACCTCGTTGGCGCGTTCGGATTCGAGGAGATCCTCTACGAAGAGCGGCCGGTGCTGGATCCCTCCGGCAAGCCCGCCGCGGGGCTTCACAACGTCTGGATCATCCTGAACAACGAGAAGCAGCTCAACTCGTACACCACCGGCGCGGTCAAGGAGGTGATCCTGGCCTTCCGGCGCGCCTCGAACGACCGCCGGGCCGTAGCCGTGGTCTTCACCGGCGCCGGCAACCGGGCCTTTTGCACGGGGGGCAACACCAAGGAATATGCCGAGTACTATTCGGGGAACCCCGAAGAATACCGGCAATATATGCGTCTATTTAACGATATGGTCACGGCGATCCTGCACTGCGACAAGCCCGTGATCTCGCGCGTCAACGGCATGCGGGTGGGCGGCGGCCAGGAGATCGGCATGGCCTGCGACTACTCGGTGGCGCAGGACCTGGCCCGCTTCGGCCAGGCGGGGCCCAAGCACGGCAGCGCCCCCGACGGCGGGAGCACCGACTTTCTGCCGCTCTTTGTGGGGATCGAACACGCGATGGCCTCGTGCACGCTCTGCGAGCTCTGGAGCGCCCACAAGGCCTACCAGGTCGGGCTGCTCACCGGCATCGTCCCGGCGCTCAAGGTGGACGGCAAGTTCGTGCCGAATCCGCTCGTCTATACCGATAATAGCGTGGATGACTGGGGCCGCCCGCGGTACGGGCTCTCCAAGACCGGTGCGGACCTGGACGCCGGCAAGGCGCTCCTCGCCCGCGGCGCGGTGGACCTGTCGCTCCTCGATCAGGAGGTGGACCGCCTCGCCACCAAGCTCCTCCTGACCATGCCGGGCTGCACGAGCAAGACCATCGAGTCCATCCGCAAGCACAAGCTCGCGCACTGGGACAAGAACCGCGAGACCAACCGGGCCTGGCTCGGGCTGAACATGATGACCGAGGCGGCCGCGGGCTTCCGGGCCTTCAACGCGGGGAGCCGCGACCAGCGCGAGGTGGACTTCGTCGCGCTGCGCCGACGCCTGGCCGAGGGGGAGACCTGGACCGAGTCCTTCATCCAGTCGCTGATGCCGGCCGGAGGCCCGAAGTGA
- a CDS encoding SCP2 sterol-binding domain-containing protein, whose product MHAVQIEDPARMNLLGLMLAQLIDRNLTARRWRTHGPLTRVVVRGGRMAVTLVFGQGSFTIRRGAVDAPDAELTASLETLVDLALRGGILGALASGRLKVEGNTLALLRLRPLLRTRGAPNSFGVLERAELE is encoded by the coding sequence GTGCACGCCGTGCAGATCGAGGACCCGGCTCGGATGAACCTGCTCGGGCTGATGCTCGCGCAGCTCATCGACCGCAACCTGACGGCGCGGCGGTGGCGCACCCACGGACCCCTCACCCGGGTCGTGGTGCGCGGGGGGCGCATGGCCGTCACGCTCGTCTTCGGCCAGGGGAGCTTCACCATCCGCCGCGGGGCGGTGGACGCCCCCGACGCCGAGCTCACGGCCTCGCTCGAGACGCTCGTGGACCTGGCGCTGCGGGGGGGCATTCTCGGCGCGCTCGCCTCGGGCCGCCTGAAGGTGGAGGGGAACACCCTGGCGCTCCTCCGTTTGCGACCCCTTCTGCGCACGCGCGGCGCCCCGAACAGCTTCGGCGTGCTCGAGCGAGCGGAGCTCGAATGA
- a CDS encoding enoyl-CoA hydratase/isomerase family protein, which yields MSAPVRVSLEREGQLARLVLDRPKANILDLEMMTALRKELGALGGQKELKLLVFEGAGDHFCFGASVKEHLPAQAGEMLRGFHALFRELEALSVPTAAVVRGQCLGGGFELALFAGQVFCSPSARFGVPEVKLAVFPPIAALLLPWRTGGARATTLVLTGASIEGPKAVELGLAEACGEDPEALLGAWFEAHLAECSALALRYAWRAARRPIARALEEALPALEKLYLEELMAHHDPVEGITAFVERRKPVWRNQ from the coding sequence GTGAGCGCGCCCGTTCGCGTCAGCCTCGAGCGCGAGGGCCAGCTCGCGCGGCTCGTGCTGGACCGCCCGAAGGCCAACATCCTGGACCTGGAGATGATGACCGCGCTCCGCAAGGAGCTCGGTGCGCTCGGCGGGCAGAAAGAGCTGAAGCTCCTCGTCTTCGAGGGGGCAGGCGACCACTTCTGCTTCGGCGCCTCGGTCAAGGAGCACCTCCCCGCGCAGGCGGGGGAGATGCTGCGGGGTTTTCACGCGCTCTTCCGGGAGCTCGAGGCGCTCTCCGTGCCGACCGCCGCCGTGGTGCGCGGCCAGTGCCTGGGCGGAGGCTTCGAGCTCGCGCTCTTCGCGGGGCAGGTCTTCTGCTCTCCGAGCGCGCGCTTCGGCGTCCCCGAAGTGAAGCTCGCCGTCTTCCCGCCCATCGCCGCGCTGCTCCTCCCCTGGCGGACGGGCGGGGCCCGCGCCACGACGCTCGTGCTCACCGGCGCGTCCATCGAAGGCCCGAAGGCGGTCGAGCTCGGGCTGGCCGAGGCCTGCGGCGAGGACCCCGAGGCGCTCCTCGGCGCGTGGTTCGAGGCGCACCTCGCCGAGTGCTCGGCGCTCGCCCTGCGCTATGCTTGGAGGGCGGCGAGGCGGCCTATCGCCCGCGCGCTCGAGGAAGCGCTACCCGCCCTCGAGAAGCTCTACCTCGAGGAGCTCATGGCGCACCACGATCCCGTCGAGGGGATCACCGCCTTCGTGGAGCGTCGCAAGCCTGTCTGGAGGAACCAGTGA